One Scophthalmus maximus strain ysfricsl-2021 chromosome 1, ASM2237912v1, whole genome shotgun sequence genomic region harbors:
- the LOC118314221 gene encoding uncharacterized protein LOC118314221, with translation MVMSSTEEAAMVMSNTEEAAMEMTAMVMSNTEEAVMVMSNTEEAAMVMSNTEEAAMVMSNREEAAMEMTAMVMSNTEEAAMEVTAMVMSNTEEAAMAMSNTEEAAMEMTAMVMSNTEEAAMVMSNTEEAATDTMETAIVIVVGVVAGAPAGAPAAAVIAAAMMSTAAMENTGANTGRGTGGAVGVGKANGRKAPTRAHYYMPPYPPYERSIQICFAIVFCHFHNQPIVSAVCSASAPELQL, from the exons ATGGTGATGAGCAGCACGGAGGAGGCAGCCATGGTGATGAGCAACACGGAGGAGGCCGCCATGGAAATGACCGCCATGGTGATGAGCAACACGGAGGAGGCCGTCATGGTGATGAGCAACACGGAGGAGGCTGCCATGGTGATGAGCAACACGGAGGAGGCCGCCATGGTGATGAGCAACAGGGAGGAGGCCGCCATGGAAATGACCGCCATGGTGATGAGCAACACGGAGGAGGCCGCCATGGAAGTAACCGCCATGGTGATGAGCAACACGGAGGAGGCCGCCATGGCGATGAGCAACACGGAGGAGGCCGCCATGGAAATGACCGCCATGGTGATGAGCAACACGGAGGAGGCCGCCATGGTGATGAGCAACACGGAGGAGGCCGCCACGGACACGATGGAGACGGCCATCGTCATCGTCGTGGGAGTGGTGGCGGGAGCCCCGGCGGGAGCCCCGGCGGCAGCAGTGATAGCGGCAGCGATGATGAGCACGGCGGCCATGGAAAACACGGGCGCAAACACGGGAAGGGGCACGGGAGGGGCCGTGGGCGTGGGAAAGGCAAATGGTAGAAAG GCACCGACCAGGGCACACTACTACATGCCTCCGTACCCTCCCTATGAGAGAAGCattcaaatatgttttgctATTGtcttttgccattttcacaATCAACCCATTGTCAGCGCTGTGTGTTCTGCTTCCGCACCGGAGCTGCAGCTTTGA
- the LOC118314195 gene encoding sodium/hydrogen exchanger 2-like, protein MGTSSVSRARTPCLLLLPLLLLCCSGGKCELQGSKPLAPDNAPSTAKPFINQINEPQAFPEEERVNLPVFTMDYPRIQVPFEFTLWVLLASFAKIGFHIYHKITIWIPESCLLIVIGLVVGGIMHSVKEEPPAVLDSNVFFLYMLPPIVLDSGYFMPTRPFFENIGTVLWYAVVGTLWNSIGIGLSLFAICQFEVFGVQDINLQENLLFASIISAVDPVAALNVFEDIGINEQIYIVIFGEGLFNDAVTVVLYSMFAFLADLPIVESSDVFLGVARFFVVGVGGVLFGLLFGFVAAFTTRFTHNVRQIEPLFVFMYSYLAYLVAELFAISSVLAIITCAITMKYYVEENVSQRSCTTIRHVVKMLATISETLIFFFLGVVTITTDHEWNWAYILFTLLFAFIWRGLGILVLSQIINPFRTIQFTFKDQFGLAYGGLRGAICFALVFTLPDNVNRRNLFVTASIAIIIFTVVIQGISIRPIVEYLNIRRTNKNLNTINVEIHTRVMEHVVCGVEDLCGQWSHYYWKDKFKKFNDRFLRRILLRDNRAESSIVSLYKKLELQNAIDFLDTPVGDLSAAPSIISLHDEMMEASRPKKKFLAGDVRKMHDILSRNMYKIRQKTMGYTNKYNLPDDSPTREILIRRHASIRRSLRAESFREMPGRNIPKSQRYYSLQPGGDLESAFALRRRSHGGGEVDRLSARLQPSGASARSSSRSLVAMRMLNTIKEARSAGEQPAASARARTPSPGGSASDERGPGGSSFRAPVPAPRRRSSGRAEGHEDPEHPGGGGGVEPVRPPQLPPPVGWVRENQDPGDIGAGDPLLRHSSQGPGGAGRS, encoded by the exons ATGGGGACCTCGAGTGTATCTCGCGCCAGGACCCCCTGCCTGCTTCTGCTTCCGCTCCtcttgctctgctgctctggtgGGAAATGTGAGCTTCAGGGATCGAAACCTTTGGCGCCGGACAACGCTCCCTCCACCGCCAAACCTTTCATCAATCAGATCAATGAACCTCAGGCCTTccccgaggaggagagggttAACCTACCCGTGTTTACGATGGACTACCCTCGGATTCAGGTCCCCTTTGAGTTTACTCTGTGGGTACTGCTGGCCTCCTTTGCCAAAATTG GTTTCCACATTTACCACAAAATCACCATCTGGATCCCCGAGTCCTGCCTCCTCATAGTCATCGGCCTCGTTGTCGGTGGCATCATGCACTCGGTTAAAGAGGAGCCCCCCGCCGTGCTCGACTCCAACGTCTTCTTCCTCTACATGCTGCCGCCCATCGTCCTCGACAGCGGCTACTTCATGCCCACGAGGCCGTTCTTCGAAAACATCGGCACGGTGCTGTGGTACGCCGTGGTGGGGACCCTGTGGAACAGCATCGGAATCGGGCTGTCTCTGTTCGCCATCTGCCAGTTCGAGGTGTTCGGGGTGCAGGATATCAACCTGCAG GAGAACCTGCTGTTCGCCTCCATCATCTCGGCCGTGGACCCGGTGGCGGCCCTGAACGTGTTTGAGGACATCGGCATCAACGAGCAGATCTACATCGTCATATTCGGAGAGGGACTCTTCAACGACGCCGTCACTGTG gTGCTCTACAGCATGTTCGCCTTTCTGGCAGACCTGCCCATCGTTGAGTCCAGCGACGTGTTCCTGGGAGTGGCCAGGTTCTTCGTGGTGGGGGTCGGCGGCGTCCTCTTTGGCCTCCTGTTTGGATTCGTGGCCGCGTTCACCACGCGCTTCACCCACAACGTGCGCCAGATCGAGCCCCTGTTCGTCTTCATGTACAGCTACCTGGCATACCTAGTGGCCGAGCTGTTCGCCATCTCCAGCGTCCTGGC CATTATAACATGTGCCATAACCATGAAGTACTACGTGGAGGAGAACGTCTCTCAGAGATCCTGCACCACCATTCGCCACGTCGTGAAGATGCTGGCCACCATCTCAGAAaccctcatcttcttcttcctgggtGTCGTCACGATAACGACGGATCACGAGTGGAACTGGGCCTACATCCTGTTCACGCTGCTCTTTGCCTTCATCTGGAGGGGACTCG GCATTCTGGTGTTGAGCCAGATCATCAACCCATTCCGCACCATCCAGTTCACTTTCAAGGACCAGTTTGGACTGGCCTACGGAGGCCTGCGAGGGGCAATCTGCTTCGCCCTGGTCTTCACCCTGCCTGATAACGTCAACAGAAGGAACCTGTTTGTCACGGCTTCCATCGCCATCATAATATTCACGGTTGTCATACAG GGCATCAGCATCCGTCCCATAGTGGAGTATTTAAACATCCGGAGGACCAACAAGAACCTGAACACCATCAATGTAGAGATTCACACCAGG GTGATGGAGCATGTTGTTTGTGGTGTAGAGGACCTGTGTGGACAGTGGAGTCACTATTACTGGAAAGACAA GTTTAAAAAGTTCAACGATCGCTTCCTGAGGCGCATCCTGCTCCGGGACAACAGGGCCGAGTCCAGCATTGTGTCTCTGTATAAGAAGCTGGAGCTGCAGAACGCCATCGACTTCCTGGACACGCCCGTGGGAGACCTAAGTGCAGCGCCATCTATCATTTCTCTGCA CGACGAGATGATGGAGGCGTCTCGACCGAAGAAGAAGTTCCTGGCCGGCGACGTGAGGAAAATGCACGACATCCTGTCAAGGAACATGTACAAGATCCGACAGAAG ACGATGGGATACACCAACAAGTACAATCTGCCCGACGACAGCCCAACCAGGGAGATTCTCATCCGCCGCCACGCGAGCATCAGGCGGAGCCTACGTGCCGAAAGTTTCCGTGAgatg CCTGGACGAAACATCCCCAAGTCTCAGAGGTACTACTCCCTTCAACCCGGTGGAGATCTGGAGTCCGCCTTTGCCCTCAGAAGACGTAGTCACG GTGGTGGTGAGGTCGACCGCCTCTCGGCTCGTCTCCAGCCCTCTGGCGCGTCGGCCCgttcctcctcccgctccctgGTCGCTATGCGGATGTTGAACACCATCAAGGAGGCCAGAAGTGCTGGGGAGCAGCCAGCGGCCTCTGCTCGCGCACGCACTCCATCACCCGGAGGGAGCGCTTCGGACGAGAGGGGCCCCGGAGGTTCCAGCTTCAGGGCTCCCGTTCCTGCACCCAGGAGACGCAGTTCGGGTCGGGCAGAGGGACACGAAGACCCTGAacatccaggaggaggaggaggggtggagccAGTGCGTCCTCCCCAGCTGCCCCCACCTGTTGGATGGGTACGCGAGAACCAGGATCCAGGAGACATTGGGGCAGGGGATCCCCTGCTCAGACACTCGTCACAGGGGCCCGGAGGCGCAGGGAGATCCTGA